One window of Misgurnus anguillicaudatus chromosome 13, ASM2758022v2, whole genome shotgun sequence genomic DNA carries:
- the LOC129430655 gene encoding uncharacterized protein isoform X4: MWSFRCIVLFYQLCDVYCSPIKRALRVSDQSDIGLEQQETKGLLGHEAGSHFFWESKGYHNIHQNIHNGAEKSNFNPSDLKSTSVSSVSANSNLEEPHFNPSLHHSSSFPVKSSVPFSKTSSKTSFGRYMKTSSSLPSEISRSKPEKPSAPNETSSKPENPSVPMLPILALPSEKYSSKSENPSASLKNSSSITPSESPVSKPEKSSAPMVLSLYLPLEKPSSKPENSNASVKTSSSLPSEKPAEKPSPPMESIFKPEKPSASMETSSEPEKLNGGPLEIGFKPENNSATVETSFEPKKPGAPMKTSSEPEITTTPVGTSSKPVKPGAPVETSSKPENTSAPVGTRSKPGIVNGAPLETTSEPEQPSVPLETSFKPENTSAPVETSSKPEKPGAPMETTFEPEQPNAPMETSSEPENTTAPVGTRSKPGIVNGAPLETTSEPEQPNAPVETSSEPEQPSVPLETSFKPENSSAPVGTRSKPGIVNGAPFETTSEPEQPNDPVETSSEPEQPSVPLETSFKPENTSAPVGPRSKPENPGAPMETTSEPEQSNAPMETSSEPENTTAPVGTSSKPEKAVASLETISEPKKTFAPFETSSKPENTNAPMVIVSIPEKPGAPMETSSEPEQPNSSLETSSKPEQPNASMETSFKPEKPNAPVETSSKPENTSASVGTSSEPEQPNAPLETSSEPENTSAPVGTSSKPEKPVAPLETISEPKKPVAPLETSFEPENTSVPLEIGSKPEKLGAPMETSSEPEKPSAPVETSSKHEKPVGPLETSSEPEKPSAPVETSSKHEKPVGPLETSSEPKKPVAPLETSSEPEQPSAPLGTSSKPEKPNASMETSSKPGNTSAPVKTSSDPEKPVAPLETSSKPENPVAPLETRSKPGNTSAPVKTSSKLEKPVAPMETSSKPKKPSAPVESFSNPRNTSAPMETSSEPGNTSAPMETGSKHGRPSAPLETISEPDKPSAPVGASAKPENPSVLVETSSKPEKPSSSFYSEKVKTGFKPNTSSDSLQLVNPPYEKPKSKYEKSNFRSSEKSSLKSGLDVSQGKVNWFQQKSGFKSSIKSSSRSSGMSPVSKPAVSSDMKRSNCTSVNNSSKFIALLTEKSVSESSESWTENMNRTSQLSKTSSSLLSGKALFRSSEVSGSHPSEGSRSLESEMEGSLLLEESASLLSKLDVSVPVKESSACSSTTSKKSSAAPSVKDPSAHQCS; the protein is encoded by the exons ATGTGGTCTTTTAGatgcattgttttattttatcaaCTATGTGATG tatacTGTTCCCCAATTAAACGTGCTTTACGTGTATCTGACCAGAGTGATATTGGCCTAGAGCAACAAGAAACTAAAG GCCTACTTGGACATGAGGCTGGATCTCACTTCTTTTGGGAATCAAAGGGTTATCATAATATACATCAGAATATCCACAATGGTGCGGAAAAATCCAACTTTAATCCTTCTGATCTCAAATCTACTTCGGTTTCATCTGTGAGTGCAAATTCCAATCTTGAGGAGCCTCATTTTAATCCATCACTTCACCACAGTTCCTCCTTCCCGGTCAAATCAAGTGTTCCTTTCTCAAAAACAAGTTCTAAAACTAGTTTTGGTAGATATATGAAAACAAGTTCTTCTCTCCCCTCTGAAATATCCCGCTCTAAACCAGAGAAACCTAGTGCTCCTAATGAAACCAGTTCTAAACCTGAGAATCCAAGTGTTCCCATGCTACCTATTTTGGCCCTCCCCTCAGAGAAATACAGTTCTAAATCTGAAAACCCCAGTGCTTCTTTAAAAAACAGTTCTTCCATAACCCCCTCTGAGTCACCCGTGTCTAAACCTGAAAAGTCTAGTGCTCCTATGGTTCTTAGTTTGTATCTTCCCTTAGAGAAACCCAGTTCTAAACCCGAAAACTCCAATGCTTCTGTAAAAACCTCCTCTTCCCTCCCCTCTGAGAAACCAGCTGAGAAGCCTAGTCCACCTATGGAATCCATTTTTAAACCTGAAAAGCCCAGTGCTTCTATGGAAACCAGTTCTGAACCTGAAAAGCTGAATGGTGGCCCTTTGGAAATTGGTTTTAAACCTGAAAATAATAGTGCTACGGTAGAAACTAGTTTTGAACCTAAAAAACCTGGTGCTCCTATGAAAACCAGCTCTGAACCTGAAATTACTACTACTCCAGTGGGAACCAGTTCTAAACCTGTAAAGCCTGGTGCCCCTGTGGAAACCAGTTCAAAACCTGAAAATACTAGTGCTCCAGTGGGAACCAGATCTAAACCTGGAATAGTGAATGGTGCCCCTTTGGAAACCACCTCTGAACCTGAACAGCCCAGTGTCCCATTGGAAACCAGCTTTAAACCTGAAAATACTAGTGCTCCAGTAGAAACCAGTTCTAAACCCGAGAAGCCTGGTGCTCCTATGGAAACTACTTTTGAACCTGAACAGCCCAATGCTCCTATGGAAACCAGTTCTGAACCTGAAAATACTACTGCTCCAGTGGGAACCAGATCTAAACCTGGAATAGTGAATGGTGCCCCTTTGGAAACCACCTCTGAACCTGAACAGCCCAATGCTCCTGTGGAAACCAGCTCCGAACCTGAACAGCCCAGTGTCCCATTGGAAACCAGCTTTAAAC CTGAAAATTCTAGTGCTCCAGTGGGAACCAGATCTAAACCTGGAATAGTGAATGGTGCCCCTTTTGAAACCACCTCTGAACCTGAACAGCCCAATGATCCTGTGGAAACCAGCTCTGAACCTGAACAGCCCAGTGTCCCATTGGAAACCAGCTTTAAACCTGAAAATACTAGTGCTCCAGTGGGACCCAGGTCTAAACCTGAGAACCCTGGTGCTCCTATGGAAACTACTTCTGAACCTGAACAGTCCAACGCTCCTATGGAAACCAGTTCTGAACCTGAAAATACTACTGCTCCAGTGGGAACCAGTTCTAAACCTGAAAAGGCTGTTGCCTCTTTGGAAACTATTTCTGAGCCTAAAAAGACTTTTGCCCCTTTTGAAACCAGTTCCAAACCTGAAAATACTAATGCTCCTATGGTAATTGTTTCTATACCTGAGAAGCCCGGTGCTCCTATGGAAACCAGTTCTGAACCTGAACAGCCCAATTCCTCTTTGGAAACCAGTTCTAAACCTGAACAGCCCAATGCTTCTATGGAAACCAGTTTTAAACCTGAAAAGCCTAATGCTCCTGTGGAAACCAGTTCTAAACCTGAAAATACTAGTGCTTCAGTGGGAACCAGTTCTGAACCTGAACAACCCAATGCTCCTTTGGAAACCAGCTCTGAACCTGAAAATACTAGTGCTCCAGTGGGAACCAGTTCTAAACCCGAAAAGCCTGTTGCCCCTTTGGAAACCATTTCTGAACCTAAAAAGCCTGTTGCCCCTTTGGAAACCAGTTTTGAACCTGAAAATACTAGTGTTCCTTTGGAAATTGGTTCTAAACCTGAGAAACTCGGTGCTCCTATGGAAACCAGTTCTGAACCTGAAAAGCCTAGTGCTCCAGTGGAAACCAGTTCTAAGCATGAAAAGCCTGTTGGCCCTTTGGAAACCAGTTCTGAACCTGAAAAGCCTAGTGCTCCAGTGGAAACCAGTTCTAAGCATGAAAAGCCTGTTGGCCCTTTGGAAACCAGTTCTGAACCTAAAAAGCCTGTTGCCCCTTTGGAAACCAGTTCTGAACCTGAACAGCCTAGTGCTCCATTGGGAACCAGTTCTAAACCTGAAAAGCCTAATGCTTCTATGGAAACCAGTTCTAAACCTGGAAATACTAGTGCTCCAGTGAAAACCAGTTCTGATCCTGAAAAGCCTGTTGCCCCTTTGGAAACCAGTTCTAAACCTGAGAACCCTGTTGCCCCTTTGGAAACCCGTTCTAAACCTGGAAATACTAGTGCTCCAGTGAAAACCAGTTCTAAACTTGAGAAGCCTGTTGCTCCTATGGAAACCAGTTCAAAACCTAAAAAGCCTAGTGCTCCTGTGGAAAGCTTTTCAAACCCTAGAAATACTAGTGCTCCTATGGAAACCAGTTCTGAACCGGGAAATACTAGTGCTCCTATGGAAACCGGTTCTAAACATGGAAGGCCCAGTGCTCCTTTGGAAACCATTTCTGAACCTGATAAGCCTAGTGCTCCAGTGGGAGCCAGTGCAAAACCTGAAAATCCCAGTGTTCTCGTGGAAACCAGTTCCAAACCAGAGAAGCCTAGTTCTTCCTTTTATTCTGAGAAGGTTAAGACTGGCTTTAAACCTAACACCTCTAGTGATTCCCTGCAGCTTGTAAACCCTCCTTATGAGAAACCCAAATCTAAATATGAGAAATCGAACTTTAGATCATCTGAAAAATCTAGCTTGAAATCTGGTTTAGATGTTTCTCAAGGAAAGGTAAACTGGTTTCAACAGAAGTCTGGGTTTAAATCATCTATCAAATCTAGTAGTCGATCTTCTGGTATGTCCCCCGTCTCAAAGCCTGCTGTCTCCAGTGACATGAAACGCTCTAACTGTACGTCTGTAAACAACAGCTCCAAGTTCATTGCTCTCCTAACTGAAAAATCTGTTTCTGAATCCTCTGAGAGCTGGACTGAAAACATGAACCGGACTTCTCAACTTTCCAAAACCTCAAGTTCTCTTCTATCTGGCAAAGCTCTTTTTAGATCATCAGAGGTATCCGGTTCTCACCCATCTGAAGGATCCAGGTCCCTTGAGTCAGAGATGGAAGGTTCTCTTCTATTAGAAGAATCTGCTTCTCTTCTCTCTAAACTAGACGTGTCTGTTCCGGTGAAGGAAAGTTCTGCTTGTAGTTCTACAACATCTAAGAAGTCTTCTGCTGCTCCTTCAGTGAAAGATCCTTCAGCTCATCAGTGCTCATGA
- the LOC129430655 gene encoding uncharacterized protein isoform X3 produces the protein MWSFRCIVLFYQLCDVYCSPIKRALRVSDQSDIGLEQQETKGLLGHEAGSHFFWESKGYHNIHQNIHNGAEKSNFNPSDLKSTSVSSVSANSNLEEPHFNPSLHHSSSFPVKSSVPFSKTSSKTSFGRYMKTSSSLPSEISRSKPEKPSAPNETSSKPENPSVPMLPILALPSEKYSSKSENPSASLKNSSSITPSESPVSKPEKSSAPMVLSLYLPLEKPSSKPENSNASVKTSSSLPSEKPAEKPSPPMESIFKPEKPSASMETSSEPEKLNGGPLEIGFKPENNSATVETSFEPKKPGAPMKTSSEPEITTTPVGTSSKPVKPGAPVETSSKPENTSAPVGTRSKPGIVNGAPLETTSEPEQPSVPLETSFKPENTSAPVETSSKPEKPGAPMETTFEPEQPNAPMETSSEPENTTAPVGTRSKPGIVNGAPLETTSEPEQPNAPVETSSEPEQPSVPLETSFKPENTSAPVEPSSKPEKPGAPMETTFEPEQPNAPMETSSEPENTTAPVGTSSKPEKPVAPLETSSKPKKPDAPLETSSKPENSSAPVGTRSKPGIVNGAPFETTSEPEQPNDPVETSSEPEQPSVPLETSFKPENTSAPVGPRSKPENPGAPMETTSEPEQSNAPMETSSEPENTTAPVGTSSKPEKAVASLETISEPKKTFAPFETSSKPENTNAPMVIVSIPEKPGAPMETSSEPEQPNAPLETSSEPENTSAPVGTSSKPEKPVAPLETISEPKKPVAPLETSFEPENTSVPLEIGSKPEKLGAPMETSSEPEKPSAPVETSSKHEKPVGPLETSSEPEKPSAPVETSSKHEKPVGPLETSSEPKKPVAPLETSSEPEQPSAPLGTSSKPEKPNASMETSSKPGNTSAPVKTSSDPEKPVAPLETSSKPENPVAPLETRSKPGNTSAPVKTSSKLEKPVAPMETSSKPKKPSAPVESFSNPRNTSAPMETSSEPGNTSAPMETGSKHGRPSAPLETISEPDKPSAPVGASAKPENPSVLVETSSKPEKPSSSFYSEKVKTGFKPNTSSDSLQLVNPPYEKPKSKYEKSNFRSSEKSSLKSGLDVSQGKVNWFQQKSGFKSSIKSSSRSSGMSPVSKPAVSSDMKRSNCTSVNNSSKFIALLTEKSVSESSESWTENMNRTSQLSKTSSSLLSGKALFRSSEVSGSHPSEGSRSLESEMEGSLLLEESASLLSKLDVSVPVKESSACSSTTSKKSSAAPSVKDPSAHQCS, from the exons ATGTGGTCTTTTAGatgcattgttttattttatcaaCTATGTGATG tatacTGTTCCCCAATTAAACGTGCTTTACGTGTATCTGACCAGAGTGATATTGGCCTAGAGCAACAAGAAACTAAAG GCCTACTTGGACATGAGGCTGGATCTCACTTCTTTTGGGAATCAAAGGGTTATCATAATATACATCAGAATATCCACAATGGTGCGGAAAAATCCAACTTTAATCCTTCTGATCTCAAATCTACTTCGGTTTCATCTGTGAGTGCAAATTCCAATCTTGAGGAGCCTCATTTTAATCCATCACTTCACCACAGTTCCTCCTTCCCGGTCAAATCAAGTGTTCCTTTCTCAAAAACAAGTTCTAAAACTAGTTTTGGTAGATATATGAAAACAAGTTCTTCTCTCCCCTCTGAAATATCCCGCTCTAAACCAGAGAAACCTAGTGCTCCTAATGAAACCAGTTCTAAACCTGAGAATCCAAGTGTTCCCATGCTACCTATTTTGGCCCTCCCCTCAGAGAAATACAGTTCTAAATCTGAAAACCCCAGTGCTTCTTTAAAAAACAGTTCTTCCATAACCCCCTCTGAGTCACCCGTGTCTAAACCTGAAAAGTCTAGTGCTCCTATGGTTCTTAGTTTGTATCTTCCCTTAGAGAAACCCAGTTCTAAACCCGAAAACTCCAATGCTTCTGTAAAAACCTCCTCTTCCCTCCCCTCTGAGAAACCAGCTGAGAAGCCTAGTCCACCTATGGAATCCATTTTTAAACCTGAAAAGCCCAGTGCTTCTATGGAAACCAGTTCTGAACCTGAAAAGCTGAATGGTGGCCCTTTGGAAATTGGTTTTAAACCTGAAAATAATAGTGCTACGGTAGAAACTAGTTTTGAACCTAAAAAACCTGGTGCTCCTATGAAAACCAGCTCTGAACCTGAAATTACTACTACTCCAGTGGGAACCAGTTCTAAACCTGTAAAGCCTGGTGCCCCTGTGGAAACCAGTTCAAAACCTGAAAATACTAGTGCTCCAGTGGGAACCAGATCTAAACCTGGAATAGTGAATGGTGCCCCTTTGGAAACCACCTCTGAACCTGAACAGCCCAGTGTCCCATTGGAAACCAGCTTTAAACCTGAAAATACTAGTGCTCCAGTAGAAACCAGTTCTAAACCCGAGAAGCCTGGTGCTCCTATGGAAACTACTTTTGAACCTGAACAGCCCAATGCTCCTATGGAAACCAGTTCTGAACCTGAAAATACTACTGCTCCAGTGGGAACCAGATCTAAACCTGGAATAGTGAATGGTGCCCCTTTGGAAACCACCTCTGAACCTGAACAGCCCAATGCTCCTGTGGAAACCAGCTCCGAACCTGAACAGCCCAGTGTCCCATTGGAAACCAGCTTTAAACCTGAAAATACTAGTGCTCCAGTAGAACCCAGTTCTAAACCTGAGAAGCCTGGTGCTCCTATGGAAACTACTTTTGAACCTGAACAGCCCAATGCTCCTATGGAAACCAGTTCTGAACCTGAAAATACTACTGCTCCAGTGGGAACCAGTTCTAAACCTGAAAAGCCTGTTGCCCCTTTGGAAACCAGTTCTAAACCTAAAAAGCCTGATGCCCCTTTGGAAACCAGTTCGAAACCTGAAAATTCTAGTGCTCCAGTGGGAACCAGATCTAAACCTGGAATAGTGAATGGTGCCCCTTTTGAAACCACCTCTGAACCTGAACAGCCCAATGATCCTGTGGAAACCAGCTCTGAACCTGAACAGCCCAGTGTCCCATTGGAAACCAGCTTTAAACCTGAAAATACTAGTGCTCCAGTGGGACCCAGGTCTAAACCTGAGAACCCTGGTGCTCCTATGGAAACTACTTCTGAACCTGAACAGTCCAACGCTCCTATGGAAACCAGTTCTGAACCTGAAAATACTACTGCTCCAGTGGGAACCAGTTCTAAACCTGAAAAGGCTGTTGCCTCTTTGGAAACTATTTCTGAGCCTAAAAAGACTTTTGCCCCTTTTGAAACCAGTTCCAAACCTGAAAATACTAATGCTCCTATGGTAATTGTTTCTATACCTGAGAAGCCCGGTGCTCCTATGGAAACCAGTTCTGAAC CTGAACAACCCAATGCTCCTTTGGAAACCAGCTCTGAACCTGAAAATACTAGTGCTCCAGTGGGAACCAGTTCTAAACCCGAAAAGCCTGTTGCCCCTTTGGAAACCATTTCTGAACCTAAAAAGCCTGTTGCCCCTTTGGAAACCAGTTTTGAACCTGAAAATACTAGTGTTCCTTTGGAAATTGGTTCTAAACCTGAGAAACTCGGTGCTCCTATGGAAACCAGTTCTGAACCTGAAAAGCCTAGTGCTCCAGTGGAAACCAGTTCTAAGCATGAAAAGCCTGTTGGCCCTTTGGAAACCAGTTCTGAACCTGAAAAGCCTAGTGCTCCAGTGGAAACCAGTTCTAAGCATGAAAAGCCTGTTGGCCCTTTGGAAACCAGTTCTGAACCTAAAAAGCCTGTTGCCCCTTTGGAAACCAGTTCTGAACCTGAACAGCCTAGTGCTCCATTGGGAACCAGTTCTAAACCTGAAAAGCCTAATGCTTCTATGGAAACCAGTTCTAAACCTGGAAATACTAGTGCTCCAGTGAAAACCAGTTCTGATCCTGAAAAGCCTGTTGCCCCTTTGGAAACCAGTTCTAAACCTGAGAACCCTGTTGCCCCTTTGGAAACCCGTTCTAAACCTGGAAATACTAGTGCTCCAGTGAAAACCAGTTCTAAACTTGAGAAGCCTGTTGCTCCTATGGAAACCAGTTCAAAACCTAAAAAGCCTAGTGCTCCTGTGGAAAGCTTTTCAAACCCTAGAAATACTAGTGCTCCTATGGAAACCAGTTCTGAACCGGGAAATACTAGTGCTCCTATGGAAACCGGTTCTAAACATGGAAGGCCCAGTGCTCCTTTGGAAACCATTTCTGAACCTGATAAGCCTAGTGCTCCAGTGGGAGCCAGTGCAAAACCTGAAAATCCCAGTGTTCTCGTGGAAACCAGTTCCAAACCAGAGAAGCCTAGTTCTTCCTTTTATTCTGAGAAGGTTAAGACTGGCTTTAAACCTAACACCTCTAGTGATTCCCTGCAGCTTGTAAACCCTCCTTATGAGAAACCCAAATCTAAATATGAGAAATCGAACTTTAGATCATCTGAAAAATCTAGCTTGAAATCTGGTTTAGATGTTTCTCAAGGAAAGGTAAACTGGTTTCAACAGAAGTCTGGGTTTAAATCATCTATCAAATCTAGTAGTCGATCTTCTGGTATGTCCCCCGTCTCAAAGCCTGCTGTCTCCAGTGACATGAAACGCTCTAACTGTACGTCTGTAAACAACAGCTCCAAGTTCATTGCTCTCCTAACTGAAAAATCTGTTTCTGAATCCTCTGAGAGCTGGACTGAAAACATGAACCGGACTTCTCAACTTTCCAAAACCTCAAGTTCTCTTCTATCTGGCAAAGCTCTTTTTAGATCATCAGAGGTATCCGGTTCTCACCCATCTGAAGGATCCAGGTCCCTTGAGTCAGAGATGGAAGGTTCTCTTCTATTAGAAGAATCTGCTTCTCTTCTCTCTAAACTAGACGTGTCTGTTCCGGTGAAGGAAAGTTCTGCTTGTAGTTCTACAACATCTAAGAAGTCTTCTGCTGCTCCTTCAGTGAAAGATCCTTCAGCTCATCAGTGCTCATGA